A genomic stretch from Sphaerodactylus townsendi isolate TG3544 linkage group LG15, MPM_Stown_v2.3, whole genome shotgun sequence includes:
- the LOC125443930 gene encoding keratin, type I cytoskeletal 13-like — MSTGSFPGSSYDGYSPFGYSDGLIEVGGGIVGHFVAGMGGDPSHSDIVFSSVDGKTIMQNLNDRLANYLDKVRCLEAENADIEARIEAFVDQHGPIGDPKDYSHYYQHIEELKNQIICASVENNKILLKIDNSQMNVEDMKQKLGTEYGLRQNVEADINGLHPILNQMTHSKLDLEAELKLLQEEIWNLKKTHDEELKSLKKQTSDINVQLSSCSGPDLKKILEDMRRKYEAMIDLNRKQVAEWYKGKLEEVNQEVCTSSKEVEDGRQKIINLRRQLQGFEIDLQAKCTMRDTLQASLAETEGRYNDHLAKIQGQIMSTEQQLAELRLEMEDQDQEYKELLSVKNRLEYEIQTYRCLLEAGQQDDKRGGGAGVTHPCSAGSRGEKSVPSTKCQPSQATCRR, encoded by the exons ATGAGCACGGGAAGTTTTCCTGGAAGCAGCTATGATGGCTACTCTCCGTTTGGATATAGTGATGGCCTCATTGAAGTTGGCGGTGGTATAGTTGGCCACTTTGTTGCTGGGATGGGTGGTGATCCCAGTCACAGTGACATCGTTTTCTCTTCCGTTGATGGGAAAACGATCATGCAGAACCTCAACGACCGTCTGGCCAATTACTTAGACAAAGTCCGATGCCTGGAGGCCGAAAATGCTGACATTGAAGCCAGAATCGAAGCTTTTGTTGACCAGCACGGGCCCATTGGTGACCCCAAGGACTATAGCCACTACTATCAACACATTGAGGAGCTTAAAAACCAG ATTATTTGTGCATCTGTGGAAAACAACAAGATCCTTCTCAAGATAGACAACAGTCAGATGAATGTTGAAGACATGAAACAGAA ACTTGGGACGGAATATGGCCTTCGTCAGAATGTGGAAGCTGACATTAATGGGCTACACCCCATTTTGAATCAAATGACCCATAGTAAATTGGACTTGGAGGCTGAACTCAAATTGTTGCAAGAGGAAATTTGGAATCTTAAGAAGACCCATGATGAG GAACTGAAGTCCTTGAAAAAACAGACCAGTGACATCAATGTCCAACTCAGCTCCTGCTCTGGACCAGATCTGAAAAAAATCCTGGAGGATATGAGACGTAAATATGAAGCAATGATCGACTTGAACCGCAAACAAGTTGCAGAGTGGTATAAAGGCAAG CTTGAGGAGGTGAACCAGGAAGTCTGCACCAGCAGCAAAGAAGTGGAAGACGGCAGGCAGAAGATCATTAATCTGAGACGCCAGCTACAAGGCTTTGAGATTGATCTTCAAGCCAAGTGCACTATG AGAGACACGCTGCAAGCATCGCTAGCTGAGACAGAAGGCCGCTACAATGACCATCTAGCCAAAATACAGGGCCAGATAATGAGCACAGAGCAGCAACTGGCAGAGCTGCGCTTGGAAATGGAGGACCAGGATCAAGAATATAAAGAGCTTCTGAGTGTTAAAAACCGGCTGGAGTATGAAATTCAGACCTACCGTTGCCTGCTAGAAGCAGGGCAGCAAGACGACAA aagaggagggggagcaggagtCACACACCCATGTTCAGCTgggagcagaggggaaaaaagtgttCCATCTACCAAATGCCAACCAAGCCAAGCGACATGCCGCCGTTAG